In Leisingera sp. NJS204, the following are encoded in one genomic region:
- the argE gene encoding acetylornithine deacetylase produces MAARLTPLEIMQALVSFPTVSRDTNLPLVDWVQEYLSLHGIESHRWTDPQQSHKAAVFAHVGPWEEGAVVLSGHTDVVPVDGQPWDTDPFTVVEKDGKYFGRGTCDMKGYDALAIWALVEAQTQGVKRPLQLALSFDEEIGCTGAPPMIAAMQPVLPKGAAVIVGEPSMMQAVTGHKGGTGYDTHLVGFEVHSSLMHTGVSAIMQGARLIDWANLKNAENMAKEPGEVQAMFSPPWTTCHVGMIEGGTAHNITAKDCRFMMDFRVVPGESASDWEAAYLAKVREIEAEMQMIHPDARIDVSKHFDVPGLVPEQNGEAEALVRRVTGDNGSHVVSYGTEAGQFQQAGYSAVICGPGDIAQAHQPNEFITIAQFNAGHDFMRKLVEKLSGNFPLP; encoded by the coding sequence ATGGCCGCCAGATTGACGCCTTTGGAGATCATGCAAGCGCTGGTCTCCTTCCCGACCGTGAGCCGCGACACCAACCTGCCGCTGGTGGATTGGGTGCAGGAATACCTGTCCTTGCACGGTATCGAAAGCCACCGCTGGACGGATCCGCAGCAATCGCACAAGGCCGCCGTCTTTGCCCATGTTGGTCCTTGGGAGGAGGGTGCCGTGGTGCTCTCGGGCCACACCGATGTGGTGCCTGTGGACGGCCAGCCCTGGGACACGGATCCTTTCACAGTGGTCGAGAAAGACGGCAAGTACTTCGGCCGCGGCACCTGCGATATGAAGGGCTATGACGCGCTGGCGATCTGGGCGCTGGTGGAGGCGCAGACCCAAGGCGTTAAGCGACCGCTGCAACTGGCACTGAGTTTCGACGAAGAGATCGGCTGCACCGGCGCTCCGCCTATGATCGCCGCGATGCAGCCTGTTCTGCCCAAGGGGGCGGCGGTGATTGTCGGCGAACCGTCGATGATGCAGGCCGTCACCGGCCACAAGGGCGGCACCGGCTATGACACTCATTTGGTCGGGTTCGAAGTGCATTCGTCGCTGATGCACACCGGTGTCAGCGCTATTATGCAGGGCGCCCGGCTGATCGACTGGGCCAACCTGAAGAACGCTGAGAATATGGCCAAGGAGCCGGGCGAGGTGCAGGCGATGTTCTCCCCGCCTTGGACGACCTGCCACGTCGGCATGATCGAGGGCGGCACCGCCCACAACATCACCGCCAAGGACTGCCGGTTCATGATGGATTTCCGGGTGGTGCCGGGGGAGAGCGCCAGTGATTGGGAAGCCGCCTATCTCGCCAAGGTGCGCGAAATAGAAGCGGAGATGCAGATGATCCACCCGGACGCCCGCATTGACGTGTCCAAGCATTTCGACGTGCCCGGACTGGTTCCGGAACAAAACGGCGAGGCAGAGGCGCTGGTGCGCCGGGTGACCGGCGACAACGGCTCCCATGTGGTCAGCTACGGTACTGAAGCGGGCCAGTTTCAGCAGGCGGGTTATTCCGCAGTGATCTGCGGTCCTGGCGACATCGCGCAGGCGCATCAGCCCAACGAATTTATCACAATCGCCCAATTCAATGCGGGTCACGACTTCATGCGCAAGCTGGTGGAGAAGCTGAGCGGGAACTTTCCGCTGCCTTGA
- a CDS encoding ABC transporter ATP-binding protein — protein sequence MLDNTIASIRNLRVEFQTKDGPVTGVEDVSFDVSPGETVCIVGESGSGKSVSSLSLMRLVEFGGGEIAGGELLFNRREGGETNLASTEQEMMKQIRGNEIGMIFQEPMTALNPVFTVGRQLTEGLRIHKNMSKSQAEERALELLSQVRIPEPERRLKQYPHELSGGMRQRVVIAMAMACEPRLLIADEPTTALDVTIQAEILALMDRLKRETGTAVMFITHDMAVVAQMADRVVVMFRGNKVEEGSVEEIFENPKHDYTKALLAAVPKLGEMRGKKYPEPMKLLGVEGQKIEPIKGTEEVLLDVQNLTTRFPVKGGLFRRTISNVHAVEDVSFKVFKGQTLSLVGESGCGKSSAGRSILRLVEPDSGKVEFEGRDVLGFNASQMHKARQDMQMIFQDPFASLNPQMQLVDQVAEPLRNYGLASGSELHDRVAGLFDRVHLPRSFMRRYPHEMSGGQRQRIAIARALALNPKLIVADEAVSALDVSVQAQVLNLMMELQAELGLSFLFISHDMAVVERVSHQVGVMYLGRIVELGPRERVFENPLHAYTQALMKAVPIADPRQRKSEKELNFKPIPSPIHEVGYEPEPSEYLELEPGHFVLTTDSGY from the coding sequence ATGCTGGACAACACCATTGCGTCCATAAGAAATCTGCGGGTGGAGTTTCAGACCAAGGACGGCCCTGTCACCGGCGTTGAGGATGTCTCCTTTGATGTCAGCCCGGGCGAAACCGTTTGCATCGTGGGCGAATCCGGGTCGGGCAAATCGGTCTCTTCGCTGTCGCTGATGCGGCTGGTGGAGTTCGGCGGTGGAGAGATCGCGGGCGGCGAGCTGTTGTTCAACCGGCGTGAGGGCGGCGAGACCAATCTGGCCAGCACCGAACAGGAGATGATGAAGCAGATCCGAGGCAACGAGATCGGCATGATCTTCCAGGAGCCGATGACCGCGCTGAACCCGGTGTTCACGGTGGGCCGCCAGCTGACCGAGGGTCTGCGCATCCACAAGAACATGTCCAAGTCCCAGGCCGAGGAACGCGCGCTGGAACTGCTGAGCCAGGTCCGCATCCCCGAGCCGGAGCGGCGCCTGAAACAATACCCGCATGAATTGTCCGGCGGCATGCGTCAGCGGGTGGTGATTGCCATGGCCATGGCCTGCGAGCCGCGGCTTTTGATCGCCGACGAACCCACAACAGCGCTGGATGTGACTATCCAGGCCGAGATCCTGGCGCTGATGGACCGCCTGAAACGCGAGACCGGCACCGCAGTGATGTTCATCACCCACGACATGGCCGTTGTGGCGCAGATGGCCGACCGCGTTGTCGTCATGTTCCGCGGCAACAAGGTTGAGGAAGGCTCTGTCGAGGAGATTTTTGAGAATCCCAAGCACGACTACACCAAGGCGCTGCTGGCCGCAGTTCCAAAACTCGGCGAGATGCGCGGCAAGAAATACCCCGAGCCGATGAAGCTGCTGGGGGTCGAAGGCCAGAAGATCGAACCGATCAAGGGCACGGAGGAGGTGCTGCTGGACGTGCAGAACCTTACAACCCGTTTCCCGGTCAAAGGCGGGCTGTTTCGCCGCACGATTTCTAATGTCCACGCAGTAGAAGATGTCTCTTTCAAGGTGTTCAAGGGCCAGACCCTGTCGCTGGTTGGGGAATCCGGCTGCGGCAAATCCTCGGCCGGCCGCTCGATCCTGCGGCTGGTGGAGCCTGATTCAGGCAAAGTGGAGTTTGAGGGCCGCGATGTGCTGGGTTTCAACGCCTCCCAGATGCACAAGGCGCGCCAGGACATGCAGATGATCTTTCAGGATCCCTTTGCGTCCCTGAATCCGCAAATGCAGCTGGTGGATCAGGTGGCGGAACCCTTGCGCAACTATGGGCTGGCCTCCGGCTCGGAACTGCACGACCGGGTCGCAGGCCTGTTTGACCGGGTGCATTTGCCGCGCAGCTTCATGCGCCGCTACCCGCATGAGATGTCCGGCGGCCAGCGCCAGCGGATCGCCATCGCCCGCGCCCTGGCCCTGAACCCCAAGCTCATTGTCGCGGACGAGGCGGTCTCGGCGCTTGACGTGTCGGTGCAGGCGCAGGTGCTGAACCTGATGATGGAGCTGCAGGCGGAACTGGGCCTGTCGTTCCTGTTCATCAGCCACGACATGGCAGTGGTGGAACGCGTCAGCCATCAGGTCGGCGTCATGTATCTGGGCCGCATCGTTGAGCTCGGTCCGCGCGAACGTGTGTTTGAAAACCCGCTGCACGCCTACACCCAGGCGCTGATGAAAGCTGTGCCGATCGCCGACCCGCGCCAGCGCAAATCGGAGAAAGAGCTGAACTTCAAACCGATCCCCTCGCCGATCCACGAAGTGGGGTATGAGCCGGAACCGTCGGAGTACCTGGAGCTGGAACCCGGCCATTTCGTGCTGACCACAGACAGCGGCTACTGA
- a CDS encoding peptide ABC transporter substrate-binding protein, translating to MKLKSLLMGAVATASLAPAAFAERGSDGQVNIIYWQAPSILNPYLSSGTKDIQSSSLVIEPLARYDPQGNMVPYLAAEIPTVDNGGVSEDLTSVTWKIAPGMKWSDGSGVTAHDVKFTADYCMHPEGGCAQLTKYEGVTNVEALDDLTVKVTFDKPTPFPYGPFVGGEGPILQKAQFENCTGARAPECTDANFGPIGTGPFVVDEFKPNDVITMSANQNYRDPAKPAFAKVLFKGGGDATAAGRAVMETGEFDYAWNLQLAPEVIAQMEAGGKGTPVAGFGSLVERIMLNQTDPSSSLPEGERATAKHPHPFLKDPAVYKAMSMAIDRPLLVEIGYGKAGAVSCNWVPAPAAFASDTFDCSTQDIEGAKAMLEEAGYKDTNGDGVRETPDGKPMKILYQTSTNAVRQDFQALIKEWWSQIGIESELRNINASVFFGGDPGSPDTFQKFYADVEMYANNFDGTDPQAYLGNGLCDQAPRPDTQWQGQNISRFCNEEFDQLHAELSKTAGLEARAEIGRRLNDIMVENGGMIPLVHRGRLSAHSNTLGGVNLNVWDSELWNAADWYRIK from the coding sequence ATGAAACTCAAATCCCTATTGATGGGGGCTGTTGCCACTGCCTCCCTCGCGCCGGCGGCCTTTGCCGAACGCGGGTCAGACGGCCAGGTCAACATCATTTATTGGCAGGCGCCGTCGATCCTGAACCCGTATCTGTCAAGCGGCACCAAGGACATCCAGTCCTCGTCGCTGGTGATTGAACCGCTGGCGCGCTACGACCCGCAGGGCAACATGGTTCCCTATCTGGCCGCAGAAATTCCAACTGTGGACAATGGCGGGGTCAGCGAGGATCTGACCTCTGTAACCTGGAAAATCGCGCCCGGCATGAAGTGGTCCGATGGCAGCGGTGTCACTGCGCATGACGTCAAGTTCACCGCAGACTACTGCATGCATCCCGAGGGCGGCTGCGCCCAGCTGACCAAATATGAAGGTGTCACAAATGTCGAAGCGCTGGATGATCTGACCGTCAAGGTCACCTTCGACAAGCCGACCCCCTTCCCCTACGGCCCGTTTGTGGGCGGCGAAGGCCCGATCCTGCAAAAGGCGCAGTTTGAAAACTGCACCGGTGCCCGGGCGCCGGAATGCACCGATGCCAACTTTGGCCCGATCGGCACCGGCCCGTTTGTGGTCGATGAGTTCAAGCCGAACGACGTGATCACCATGTCGGCCAACCAAAACTACCGCGACCCGGCCAAGCCGGCCTTTGCCAAGGTTCTGTTCAAAGGCGGCGGTGACGCAACCGCTGCGGGGCGTGCGGTAATGGAAACCGGCGAGTTCGACTATGCCTGGAACCTGCAACTGGCGCCGGAAGTGATCGCCCAGATGGAAGCGGGCGGTAAAGGCACACCGGTTGCGGGCTTCGGTTCGCTGGTGGAACGCATCATGCTGAACCAGACCGATCCGTCATCAAGCCTGCCCGAGGGCGAGCGCGCGACTGCCAAGCATCCGCATCCGTTCCTGAAGGACCCGGCTGTCTATAAGGCGATGTCGATGGCTATCGACCGTCCGCTGCTGGTGGAAATCGGCTATGGCAAAGCAGGCGCAGTCAGCTGCAACTGGGTGCCCGCACCTGCGGCCTTTGCCTCCGACACCTTTGACTGCTCCACTCAGGACATCGAAGGCGCCAAGGCGATGCTGGAGGAAGCCGGCTACAAGGACACCAATGGCGACGGCGTGCGGGAAACCCCTGACGGCAAGCCGATGAAAATCCTGTATCAGACCTCGACCAACGCTGTGCGTCAGGACTTCCAGGCGCTGATCAAGGAATGGTGGAGCCAGATCGGCATCGAATCCGAGCTGCGCAACATCAACGCTTCGGTGTTCTTCGGCGGCGACCCGGGTTCGCCCGACACTTTCCAGAAGTTCTATGCCGACGTCGAAATGTACGCCAACAACTTTGACGGCACCGACCCGCAGGCCTACCTGGGCAACGGTCTGTGCGATCAGGCTCCGCGTCCGGACACGCAGTGGCAGGGCCAGAACATCTCGCGCTTCTGCAACGAGGAGTTCGACCAGCTGCACGCCGAGCTGAGCAAGACAGCCGGTCTGGAAGCGCGTGCCGAGATCGGCCGCCGCCTGAACGACATTATGGTTGAAAACGGCGGCATGATCCCGCTGGTGCACCGCGGCCGCTTGTCGGCGCATTCCAATACCCTGGGCGGTGTGAACCTGAACGTCTGGGACAGCGAGCTGTGGAACGCAGCTGACTGGTACCGCATCAAGTAA
- a CDS encoding ABC transporter permease: MLTFTIRRLILAVPTLLFISLVIFLLLELAPGDPMAQVPLTVPAEVKEKMRLALGLGEPMHIRFWKWLVQFFWIEPQVLIDNIFGTGLADGKLRVISWQTRSPVMDIVVQRMPQTLWVVGTAYVVAILIALPIGIYSAYRQYSWFDQLGTFVSMVGFSVPPFFSGVLVIVIFSVQLGWFPSIYDTTHVVDSWDSFVYQLKQMIMPVMVLALQITAQLSRFMRASMLDNLNQDYVRTARAKGLSEYVVVMVHVLRNSMIPVVTVIALGIPAIFGGAIITEQVFKVNGIGQLLIGAIQANDLPMVQTLTFIFAVLIVLFNLIADVLYGILDPRIRYD, from the coding sequence ATGCTGACCTTTACAATCCGGCGGCTGATCCTGGCAGTTCCGACACTGCTGTTCATCAGCCTCGTGATCTTCCTGCTGCTGGAGCTCGCCCCCGGCGATCCAATGGCGCAGGTTCCCCTGACCGTCCCCGCTGAAGTCAAAGAAAAGATGCGCCTGGCCCTGGGCCTGGGCGAGCCGATGCATATCCGGTTCTGGAAATGGCTGGTGCAGTTCTTTTGGATCGAACCGCAGGTGCTGATCGACAACATCTTCGGCACCGGCCTGGCTGACGGCAAGCTCAGGGTGATTTCCTGGCAGACCCGCTCGCCAGTGATGGATATCGTGGTGCAGCGGATGCCGCAGACCCTGTGGGTGGTCGGCACCGCCTATGTGGTCGCCATCCTGATCGCGCTGCCGATCGGCATCTATTCCGCCTACCGTCAATACAGCTGGTTCGACCAGCTGGGCACATTCGTGTCGATGGTCGGCTTCTCGGTGCCGCCGTTCTTCTCCGGTGTGCTGGTGATCGTGATCTTTTCAGTGCAGCTTGGCTGGTTCCCGTCGATCTATGACACCACCCATGTGGTCGACAGCTGGGACAGCTTTGTCTACCAGCTGAAGCAGATGATCATGCCGGTGATGGTGCTGGCGCTGCAGATCACCGCACAGCTCAGCCGCTTTATGCGCGCCTCGATGCTGGACAACCTGAACCAGGATTATGTGCGTACCGCGCGGGCCAAGGGTCTCAGCGAATATGTCGTGGTAATGGTGCATGTTCTGCGCAATTCGATGATCCCGGTGGTCACCGTGATTGCGCTGGGGATTCCGGCGATCTTTGGTGGCGCCATCATCACCGAGCAGGTGTTCAAGGTGAATGGCATCGGCCAGCTGCTGATCGGCGCCATTCAGGCCAACGACCTGCCCATGGTGCAGACGCTGACCTTTATCTTTGCGGTGCTGATCGTGCTGTTCAATCTGATAGCCGACGTGCTGTACGGCATTCTTGACCCGAGGATCCGCTATGACTGA
- a CDS encoding ABC transporter permease gives MTELSNPQPAKPPRSQWLDVWDQFKSHRGALMGGALFLFIILAVYLGPYLWDLEATKIDIRARNQGPTWAHPFGTDQLGRDMLARMMAGGATSVSVGLTAMLLALFLGSFIGVMAGFFKKLDGPLMRLTDLFLALPLLPLLLVMMLLFREPLNAAFGPEQGIFILIVVSIGVTSWMPTARIVRGDVLALKEREFVMAARSIGTTNSGLITRHILPNVLSPIMVSATLGIATAIITESSLSFLGLGFPPDFPTWGRLLFDATDYLQQHPERVFWPGMAISLTVLSVNYLGDGLRDALDPRIRGR, from the coding sequence ATGACTGAGTTGAGCAATCCGCAACCTGCGAAACCGCCGCGCAGCCAGTGGCTGGACGTGTGGGACCAGTTCAAATCCCACCGTGGTGCGCTGATGGGCGGAGCCTTGTTCCTGTTCATCATCCTGGCGGTCTATCTCGGCCCCTACCTGTGGGACCTTGAGGCCACCAAGATCGACATCCGCGCCCGTAACCAGGGCCCCACTTGGGCGCATCCCTTTGGCACCGATCAGCTGGGCCGCGACATGCTGGCCCGGATGATGGCGGGTGGCGCCACCTCGGTTTCCGTCGGTCTGACCGCGATGCTGCTGGCGCTGTTCCTGGGGTCATTCATCGGGGTTATGGCCGGTTTTTTCAAGAAGCTGGATGGGCCGCTGATGCGCCTCACCGACCTGTTCCTGGCGCTGCCGCTATTGCCGCTGCTGCTGGTCATGATGCTGCTGTTCCGCGAACCGCTGAATGCGGCCTTTGGGCCGGAACAGGGGATTTTCATCCTGATCGTGGTCTCCATCGGGGTGACCAGCTGGATGCCAACCGCACGGATCGTGCGCGGCGATGTGCTGGCCCTGAAGGAGCGCGAGTTTGTGATGGCGGCGCGATCCATCGGCACCACCAACAGCGGGCTGATCACCCGGCATATCCTGCCCAACGTGCTGTCGCCCATCATGGTCTCGGCCACGCTGGGGATTGCCACTGCGATCATCACCGAATCGTCGCTCTCCTTCCTCGGCCTCGGCTTCCCGCCGGACTTCCCGACCTGGGGGCGGTTGCTGTTTGATGCCACCGATTACCTGCAGCAACACCCCGAGCGGGTGTTCTGGCCCGGCATGGCGATCTCCTTGACGGTGCTGAGCGTGAACTACCTCGGCGACGGGTTGCGCGATGCGCTGGACCCGCGGATCCGCGGGCGCTGA